TATGCCATTAAACTAATTTTGAATAAAGAAGTTGATTTACTTGCTGGAATAGTTAAGTCTCTGATGTTTTAATATGGTTATGCGAGCTCAATAGTCAGTTTCTACTGTAACTTTTACTCCAGAAGACTcccccaagggggcccacttggtgaggattttgtTTGGTTATCTTTTATGCACTTTATCTTTCAAGTTGTCTAATTTTGTTCTATTAAGTTTATCGTTGTCTACTCCTACAACCATAGATTGTTACTAAGTGTCTATTCCTGCAACCACGACATAACAAAGCAGCCGTTTATGTATAAGTTAAAGGAATTTACATTTCATTGGTAGAAGTTAGCATAGTATTTCTAAGTTATAATTTTGGAGCAAGTTCCTTTCCTATGAAGATTTATTTAGAATTTCCATTTGTTTAGAATAGGATAGATTTGTTGCTTGACACTCTTGGTGCATATATTTTGATGTCCCATTTCAAGTTGTATGTCCTCATATTGATAAGATAAATGAGTCAAGGTAGTGGGGTTTGGATAATTGCTCAATTAGGAACTTATGCCCTTAAGTTGAGTATTATGTTATGTTAACATCCATTGTTTTGAACCAATAATATGGTTGAAATTGTTGGGAATAATGAGTTGTCATTAGTATTTTCAAAGGTGCTAACTTTAGctccttgtgacacaaattgtcaATCATTGGAGCATGGTCCATGTTTGGCACTAGACATAACTTTTTCTACCGTACTAGTTATATCTCCTTTAGTATCTTATTGACCATCTCTATATAATGATGAGCAATATTGGTAGGCGGATGATTTTCTAGACTAGCTTGTTCATGCAATAACACTTTTTTTGTGTGTTCTTTTGCATGTAATGTGCTACTTGGCATGACTTTTGTATTGTTaggctctctttggatgacccttgaggCATAGTTCACACAAGGACACAAAGAGATCAATCCTGTTGTGACACTCCTCTATCTGTATCTTGACTCTTATATATGTTGTATACATGTGTCATAGATGTTCTTTTGGCGTAAATGTGCTTTTGTGTTCCACTACATTTGAGGGATGAGGTCGATTCAAAACAATCATATTGATATACACAAATTATCTTATGCACATACTAACCACAAATCATGGATCCCTTATGTGGTCTTGTAGGTTATGTAACTTTTGCCTTTTATTTGCCTATGCTTGGGGACATTTCATTGTTGTGAGATACTTGTCTTTGTATGTTGCCTTAAAGAAGTTAATCCCGGTTGgtgtacacaatcactttaatgtgggggcatgcAATTATCTATGCATTTCACTTTGTACACACACCATGAGATTGGTTTGTACAACATGATTTTGCTTGGTGCCACTGCAACACCCATTTTGCAATTTCATATAAATTTTTTTGCTTGGTGTCCTTGCAACACCCATCTTGTAGTTGCATACTTATATTACCTAGAAAATAGAGGGGTTTTGCTTTATAATATTTATTGGTCTGAAActcacctagcataacataacttgGTAGACCTATGTGAAACCTGTACCTTACCATTAGTCACCGAGCATGACATAACTTGATAGACCTATGTGACTCCCTTTGTAACATGACTCCTAGCAAGTATCCAAGGATACTTAATACTCCTAGATGTCATACCTTGTGTTTTGTGGCTCCTAGTAATTTTCCATGGATCTTACTAGCACTAGATTCCATACCCTCTTTTTTGCATGCTCAATATGTGTGTTACCTATGTTGATTATATTGCTCACTTTTATCTTAGTtttttagattgataagatccttAGTCTTGGGGGCTACTGCCTTGCCATGCTTGGTGTCGTCATGTCTCTTTAATGCCTTGGTGAAAGTATATATTTTCTTCTCTATAATTTACTGAGAGTATGAGCGTAAGTTCATACTCCTTAAATGCAGTGTAGTAAATTATGTACCTCTACAATTTCATACACTTTAGAGGTCGTGCCTCATGTTCATAATTCATGTTTGATTGTGCTCAGTTTTGGGACCATTTCTAGAAGCTCATTGCAATCCCTTGCTCAACAACCTTTTTATAGCTTGGAATgctaggactagggtgcctagaaCCTATTGCCCCTTTCCTCTTGGACTAGGGCTCCTAGCACCCATGTCCAAGCATTTTGGATCTAAATTGAAATCATAACAATCAGCTTTGCAAGTAGCAGAAAAGTGCTCCTGATGTCGACCTTAACAAAAAATTAAACCTGAAAAGGTGTAAGTTACAGataaatacaactccctctctCATTTGAATATCTATCCATAATATATCCAAATCAAGTATAAATTCCAATTGAGCATTCAATGAAACATTTTGAAGTATATTGAGGACAAGTTTGCAATcaaggattcaagcattcaagttttaGCAATCATGATTAAGTTTTATGTGTTCCTCAATCATGAAGGCATGTGTTGGGATTAAAGTGTGTCAAACTTTGCAAATACTAACATTGATTATGGCATTTGTTTGttatatttattcattatttttaattgcctacaaatgtctagtcattTAGTGGGGCCCATAGGGTAGATGGCATCCTATTTAGCGATGACTACATGAAACATATGTTGCACAAGTGGAAGTAGGTGTCCCACTTTGAGGATCTTAACAAGTGTCATATAATGATAACCTATGACAAATTCTAGATGACAAAATTGGACAAGTGGCAAGGGATACTTtttttgcatggagaaggtgggtACCCAAGTTCAGTTATGACTGTTGTAATAGAATCAACTAATAATAGTCAATTATGACAGATTCTCTTATAGTtgtaagtgttgtaagttatgacAATATTTATGACAGATTCTTATGTCAATTGTAAGATGTGCAAGAGCATGTAGCATACCTCAAGATAATAAATTTTGGGTCTCCTACTTAGGAGATTTGAATGGCgagtcatttggagatgtacatgtgtcatttgcatgctttttgaTGGCTGAAAAATAGTTCCAAATGGTTTGCATGACCCCATCTTATATCTTCATCTAGAAGCTACCTCttgagttgtatttctctatataagGTAGCCCTGGAGAGTATTAGTCATGTTGTATTTTGCACATGAAGTGTTATTCTGCCAGAATTGATATAGATTGTGGGTTGTTAGTTGTAGACTCCTATTGAAGAAGCCATGTGTTGATATTATATTGTAACCATTAGTTTATTGAAATACAAAGTAttatgcttttggagtgtgggtctttcttctcgaaagggttttccctagagtgtatatcttgtgttcattattgtaTATGTCTTTATATATGTTCATTATCTCCTTGTGAATGTGTTTCTAATTCTTTAGTAGTTAAAGAATGTAAAGAAATTTGTACTATCTCCCCCACTATATTAATCTTAGGAAGCATCTTTCGCACCTCAACATCCTTTCAACATGCATTAACATCAATTATACAACATCAAGCTTTGTGTGAGACTTTGAGGCAAGGCTTTCATATCAAAGGTTTTTTTCAACCATTTCCATTAAGGTCTTAGCCTTTGTCCTTCCTGAGGACAAGCTCTTTTTTCATCCAACATTGTTgtagtggaggtggaaacaccaacacaAGGTTTAACTTAGGTTATACAACACAACATATTATGCTCCAAATTTCGATAAACAATCTTAGACTATGAACAGGTGAAAACCCCTAGACTATGCCAAATCACTCCAATGTCCGACACTTATAAGCTTTTTATAGAGACAAATCTACAAATCCTTATGAGTTGGAATCTGCAACCCTCTACTAATGAAGACACCCTCATACTCGGTTGTCTTTCTCCATAGTCCAACATATTATGCTCCATATTGCTATCATAAGTTCTTCTCTGACTCTTAATTCTAGATCAATACTTCTATGTTGATTTCAGTTATGTACCTTGTTGTTTATGTTGAATGTTGTTAATTTCTTATCATTTAAAAATATCTAGATCTTAATAAATTTAATCAAAATCATATCCAATCGCATCAAATAAAAAAGGAAACAATTAACCAAAGTGCTCAACTCTCCTTTGGGAATGAAATCGAACCTTGCTAGTTGTTCCCTAATGAAATGATTAAAATTGGAATAGTGAATGAATAAGTTCTTAGTTTGCATCCCTAGGCTAAGACCTCATTTCCACACATTTCAAACATTACAAGAGATACATAATTGATACAGAAGAATCAACTAGAATAACATTAATAATAAGGTGTtgattattaatattataataatgtattaatttattaaataatattaaattggaGGAAGTCAAGCCtttgtattaaaataatattgtgcTTCCTCTTTACATATTTCACTTTCACACTGATATCTTTGTATTCGAGAGCATCAAACATCTCCTTTATCATAGCTTTGTGCCTTCTTGTGGCTTCATGCCATCATACTTACATGGGTGTTTCTAGTCACTAAGGACCACACTATCATCCTTTGCTCATACTAGGGCAGCATTATTACTAAGTTCATTGATATCATCCCCCCCCATGTACTTCTCAAAGTTATCATAGTGCATTATTTAGTTATTGGTATATATCCTCATATAATTACATGATTATATGTTCATATGTTTTAAGTAATATTTACTTATTATGTGTGATTTTTTCCTCTTCCAACAATTCTTTGTATTATTTTATGTACACAACCAGTTGTCAATGGTGAGAGACATATCCTATCACTAATATTTTCATTTTATAGGCACTTCTAGAGACTCATCTTATGGAAAATACATTTGCAAAAATAAAGCTACATGATCGCATCCTTAAAAGACCCATTACTTTATATGTACCCTATAGCAATATCCTTTGAGTGTATAAGATATTTACTTTATATGCATATTTGTGAGTGCTATATATTTTTAAATGCATGATTATTTTAAGACTCATACACACTTCAAAATATATCATGAATCCATGtcattttctatttaattttatttctattttaaagagtGATTAACAAATCCCATCATTTTATACAGATGTATACTATCCATCTACCGATACACTTATTCTTATCGCTCATCTATACTCACAAATACTTTTATAGACACATTATCCACCAAAATTTAGCCTGCCCATTTTTAAATTAGAAGTTCAGCACAATTGTGATCCAAGATATACAGAGTTAAAGTTTTTGAAATAACAAGAATCTTGTCACAGCTTTAGAAATCGCAGTCACCATTACTCTTCATCTCATTAGAGTACTCCCCTGCAACCTCTCtgtttcaataaaaaataaaattaaaaaatatgtcaaagaaattgtcGCTGGTGACATCCTGCCTTGGGGTTTTCTGCCCTAATCTTTGAAAAAAGGCTCCTAGTTTTGACTGAAGTTTACAATTGTGTTGTATGGAAGATTATGCTTctcaaaaaaattaaatgtttttatGAGCCAAGAGAGACAGATCTCAAAACATGCAAGTGAAAAGAGAGAATGTAAAAATACTTCGAACCAAATAAATGGAGAGCTGAAACCATCCCtagagatattaaaaaataatgTTATTGACAAAGCCAAATCCAATGTACATTGTTGATCTTCAATCATAAgtaaaatctaatgatgttattgattttAGTGTTTcgatttgttaatttttttttctgaTATTAGAAGTTAATTTCAGATTTTTCATTTGTTTAAAATGTTCTGTCGTTGAATTAGTAGTGTTTATTGTAATCAATTCATCTTAGTTTAAGTGTGGCTCATTTTCCAACACTTTCTTGAATCAAACTGGAAGTACTCAAGACTTGTAGCTTAACTTGAGTACTTCTAGCTTTAACCTAGCTCTACTGACCTAGGCTCTGACCCATTTGCAAGCTACCAGCTCCCTTTGTGATGGATCCATCTACTGTTCAAGTATGACCCATTTGTCCACACAATTTTGATTCTCAATATTGTTTTCACAATGTTTAATTCAAATGTAATTAACTTggaaaaattattttaaaactaTCAAATAGAAGCTGTTCTTACCCCCTCTCATATGTAAACGTAGAGGGATAGGTTGATCTCTTCCACCTTATTTCCCAGATAAAGCATTGCTATACAACAGAGTTTATACTTTCCATACCAGCATATGTATGTTCCAACAACAGCAGTTATAAACTACTTTTTTCAATCATGGACTGACTTGGATCTTGAAGCGATCCAAAATGCTCTTGCCCTTCAAACCTTGGCTCCAGAATGCTGCCATGTATTCTTCAAATTTATATCCTCTGTACAAGGCTGGATGCTCCTCAATCACCATGGATGCTGCAGGAGCAATGAAGGCATCAAATGAAGGCCCATAGAAGGTGGGAATAGATATACGTGCAGTGCTTGTATTGGTTACAGCCCTGTGCTCGGCGCTTTTGAATCTTCCATTGCTTATAACCTAATAAAGGCCACACAAAAACAGTTTCAAAATTCAGTCCTCCAAAAACAAGTTTTAAACAGAGAGGAAGTATACAGTGAATATCATTTATATTGCTATATACCTGAAGTTGATCAGCCAAATTGACCACAAAGGCATTGGGTATTGGTTCTACTGCAACCCATTTCCCATCTTTCAGCACTTGCAGGCCACTCAGATCTCCTTGCATCAGAACAGTAATGCCACGTGGATCTGAATGAGGTGCTACGCCAAAGGTAAGATCTGGATTTGGGCATGCAGGATAGTAATTTATGTGCAGTACCTGGGTATGCTTTCCAAAGATTTCATTCAAATAATCAGAATCTTGTCCCAGAGCTTCAGAAATCGCAGCCAGAAGCCTTAGAACCAGTGCTCTTATCTCCTTGGCATACTTCCCTGCAACCTCTCTGTTTTGAAAAAGTGAAATGAGGAAAAGGGGTCACATGCACTTGATAATGAATTCCTTtgagattttattttttgtttgaaattttttgttaCTACCTGTAAAGTGCAGGCTTTTGAGGCCATGAATTGATAAATTCCTCCTGTGGATGACATGGGTGTCTTAGATAATCCCTCCAGTCAAAGAATTTATCTTTGGTGACATTGAAGCTTGTGGAAACCCTGACAGCCTGCTTTGGGTCCTCTGAATAGAGAGAAACCCTATCTTCCACAGGCATTTCAAAAAACTCTTTGGCAATGTCCATCATGCTTTTCATCACAGTTTCTGGCACTCCATGGTTCATGATCTGAATGATCCATATTGAATTTAAGCGATACCCATataaaagtaaaaagaacaaaacaaatataGATGTTTACCTGGAAGAAGCCATCCTCCTCGCATGCCCTCCTAATGTCATTGATTACCTTTACTCTATGAGGCCCATCCAAATCTTTGAGGTCTATGACTGGAACTGCATATGAAGTACAGACCTGGGACATATCAGGACGTTCACCCGGAGGAAAGACATACTTATCCTGAACATGAAGATGATTATGTCCATTGGACATGAGTTTCTCCACAACATTGAGATTGAACCCATCATGGGTTGTGGATGTCATCTTGTACTTGAAGGAGGGGAGGAAATGAAAAGAAGATAGATTCAATTGCTCTGGGATTCAGGTAGGTTTTCTTAGATTGTTTAGCCTCAACTGCTCTTGGGGTAAACCAATACTTGTGAGAGCTAAAGAGCTTTGATCTGACAGAGAGATATTTGTCTGCATTCAAGAAAACACCTGCAAAGTCCATCTCCATTATCATAAAAGACGTTAATTTATGTATTGTTTTTAGATAACGTCTGACGTTGTGAACACTATTTTAAATTGTTTGTGTCCCCACGTATGTTTTTTAAATTTGTATCCCTCCCCAACATCAAATTGATATAAGAGTTTTTTATGGCAAAACGATAAGCATCAGTTTAGATGAGTTTTCTCCATTTTGTGAGGATAGATTGATAGACGGTCGTTCACATTATAGGTCATCATTGATTAGGAAGAGGATGAGCCCATactacaacaaaaatagatgacTTATGATCTATGGTTGCATATTGTGTCATCTATGGCTGCATATTTACATTAACATAGAAAATGTACCCCTACCTTTATATCCATGGGGTAGTCATAGATGGAGCAAAGGAAGTAGTAGATGGTAAGGATGTGTACTAGAGGTCTAGGCAAAAATGGGGATGATCCAAGTATGTGAATTAATGATTTAATgttgtattattttttttatgtATGATTAGATATTACATGATAATTATTTAATCATATGTATTAAATGATATATAATTTTTGTTGATGAATGTGCAATGTTGATTGTTTTTATGATAAATCAATTGAACTATGTTATTAGAGTAGTATCAATGGAAGGATCACCTATGACCATAAAAATGATACACTTTGCACCCCTTTTGATCTAGTGAGTTATATGTAAAAGGTATATAGGGGTTCATCATCGTCAACATTACCTTCTCCCTCCTTATCTTAGTCTTCATTCCTTATTGGTGAAATTGCTAGAGTCATCCAAGGGAGCCACTTTGAGGAGTCTACCCAATGACCACCACCAGTAGTCGACGACCAAACGATGCCACCACCAATAGATGGTCCCACCTTGTCCATGGGCCACACAAAGaatatcaaattttaaatttatctttttctCTCAAAAGAGGGCCTTTTAGGTGCTCAACTTTGCTTAGTAACTATGAATTCTTGGCTAAAGACTTATGATGGATCTTTTGGCCAGTTCATTCTATCTTTTTACATTGTATGAATAGTTGGTTTCATAAATATCCTTCGAGGAAGAAAATCCATGGAGGATTATAGCTTGTGGACGAAACCCCATGAATTGTGAGGGTTAGAGGATGAAGACCCTTTTGATTTTGAAGGGCATTCTTACTCAAGGAGTAAAAAGGAGCTTATcgagattgaagatgcaattgtCGCATCCCCATGTCCACCACTTCCATTGTGGATGAACATGAAAGAAAAGAAATAATTAAGTTAAAAAAAGGCATTTAAGAGATCAAGGACAAGATGACATGAGGTATGGGCCTCCATATATGATTATAGAATGTGAAAGGGAGACAACCAAAAATTAATAGGAGTGGTTCATGTATGGTAATAATGGTCACGTCGTTGGCAAGGCATGGCATCACTAACCTTTGGCAATCCAATACGGTAGCTCAAAGGTGAATTTGGTGCATAATATAGTCATAAAGTCTCCTTCATGACCCCCTAAATCTCATTCTTTTGTTGGAGTGGGTTGGGAATGTAGAGAGAAGAGAAGAATGGTAGAAAGCAAGCAACATAGGAGAAGAATCACTCAAGAGGAGATTGGAAGAGAATAGCATGGTTTTCTCTGCTCAGAGCCACATAAAATTTTCAGGTCAAGAGCCATTTGTTTTTAGAAAAGCATGAAGAAAGGATGTGAAAAAGGGAGGAGAGAAGTGAAGGAGATTTGTGGAAAAGGCTTTAGaaaaattcaaacaaatcataACGGATATTCGCATGTTATTGGGAATAAAGAAAAAAATGGAGAGAAAAGAAAGGAGAGCAAGGTAGAGTATGGTGTAAGAGGAGAGGGGGACATCGGGAGAAGGAATGATGAATCATGTGGGAAGGGAAGAGAAATGTGAGGAAACTCCATAAACaaaatgtcatctcatggaatgcacAAATTTGTGGTCTATAAATGAAATAgatttgttgaagaagttttagaAACTTTCATGTAAATTGAAGTGGTTGTTATAAGGTAAAATTCCTTATCTAATTTCCAAACTATCCCTACTTATGTTGTAATGTGATCCCTTGAACAAGTCATGGAATCCTCATTAAAGGCTAAAGGAGAAAGAAACTTCATCAGTCATGTGGGAAATGGTATGCAGAGAAAATTGAAGAAGGGGGAGATGCCATGGCAtacaagaggagatggatgtaTTTGGCTTGATTGCATGAGAGAAGATGGCTCTTTCTAGTACATGGTGAGCTCCATGAAACCTTGTGTTGTGATGGTGGGGTCAATATGAGATTAAGTAGTTGAAGGTGTAGTGGCATACTAGGCAACATGGTAGATTTAATGCCTACTTCAAAATGTCTTCAAGTTCATCCCTAAAGCTAAGTATAATCCTCTTTCATAACTACCAtccaaaagaaaataaataatattagtaTTAGATTATGAACATCCAATATTTCCAAGAGGTACAATTAATCAAGATTGATgatataagatttccacaatctataatTTTAATCAGTGCTAAGTTTCTGGATTACATTCTGTgttatttttttattcaaaaacTAACACACAATGTAATCTAGAAACTTAGCACTAATTATAGTAAAGATTAATTTATGCTAATGAAAGAGCCATATGTATTATTTTAAAGGAGTGTGACATTATATCACCTAGTCTCTTTTGCTATAAATTATAAGTAAATTGAGTCCTCTAAAAATACTAACATTGGGTGAATTAATGTAAGAGCAAAGATTgaactctaataccatgtagaagttgatgatacaaccacaagatccaagaatcatctgcaagcaaaacactTGTCAcataaaagatatcaaggaaataTAATATCCTCAATTTAACAACCTAAGAATTTTGTATGATTGGATAAAAGAATAGTAGATAAAATTACAATGAATGAAGACTTGGTTTATAGAAAGCAAaagatgccctaatcctaaaattatgaGAACTAAATAAAAACAaagaggagctaaattaagctcaactacaactGAACTAAAGTGCATCTAAGAGAACCTAAGCTAGAAAAGAATTACTCTAGAtaaaaaaagcacctaagtttagcttaagtgaaaaagtaattaaaggacgtAATTAATCAATAATTAGGTAAAGTGTcttaattactccaacaccccctccttaagattaacttagggataagataaagagctaaagatgaatgcaaaatgcatacATGAATGAGTCCTAACAACTAGGCTTGATTAGGTACACATGTACAACCATGTAAAGTAATGCAACTCTCACAactaaagaaaaggagaaaacctagtgggacaactcctctccaaaagagagaagaaAACAATAAATGCACTAGTGAAAGAAAGAAATGAGCACTCAATGTGACCCTCTAAGGACTTCTTCTATCACAagagtacaatgaatatccccccataagagagaaaatgaggaTAGGAATCCCCCAATGAAGAATTAGCTCCTGTGCCAATGATGAAAGTCAAAAGACAAAAAATGATCCACTACCTGCAAAcaatatttctccccttaggaagagaCAAATTCACTAGAGATATGGAAATCCACTCACATAAATTGGAAgtaggaatccaaatccaaatacTATGTGCCTCTAGAAACTATTCAAATTTTCTATGtccatgaaagatgatgatgcATCACAAACcaattaggtacacacccaatcaATATAGGAGGTGACAAAATAGGAGTTTGTAAAAACTGATGAAGAACAAGCTCCATAGGCAATGAAGATGGGTTGACAACACAAATGAGGCTATCAACAAATAGGAGATGAATATCCTCTAAATAATCCTCTAAATCTACAATAcgagactccacaaacaaggatgatatgtttgtaagatatgaatcccaagtagtTGTGTCTAGAAGAACAATATCCTGTTGCATTGAATCAATGGGGTCCATGCATGTGCCAATGCCAAAGGCATcaggaacaacaaaagatgaagatgattGAGATGAGATCTCAATGTGAGGAGTAGGGACATGAAGATATGCCTCTGATCCATTAGACCATGCAAGATCTGTGATATACTCAAGCTCCTCTAAAGTATCATTATCCAAGGGTATGAAATTTGCATGTACAAGGGGAAGAAGACAATTTGTTGTAAGATCTCctgggaatggagagatatgagggtctccatgcatTTCCCAAATTCTAGTCCAAATTGCGCAAGGAAACTCAAGGTCTGATATAGTGTGCACATAGTGTCATGATCAACACCAGAACAAATCACTCCTACAACATCATCTATGATATTATCCCAAGTTGATCTACCTCCTGGAGTGATTGGCTCAGGAATAATTCCAAACAAATAAGGTAAAATATCTAGCTACCAAGATGTGCCAAGATCTCATCTCACCAAGAGTCATAATCACCCTTTATTAGGCTGATAATAGAAGGATGAACACAAAAACCCATGATACATcctcaaataaaatataaattgcatcaaaTACAACCCTCTCCAACAAATCTAGACCCATTCTAGGTGCCAAAGCATCCAAGTAATTGACTAgatagtgaaaacacaaaaaaaaatgaataaaatgtgtatgggaaaaaattagaaaaaacaacAGTAGATCTAGATAGAAACTCCATGAGTTTTCCTATGATATATGGCTTACAAAAAATAAAGTCTATATGGCGAATGAAGATTAAGAGATTATTTTgtaaatgatgaaaaatatattaaaagaatgaaggcattcaaagatgaaaaaaagatcaaaatgcaagaaacattaaagatgctagagagattgaAAGATGCAAGAGTAATCAAAGAtgcaagatgattgagaatgagaGGAGAAATACTTTTATGGATGTCCTTAGGGTGGATACAAGTATCAAGATAGATGCGGGATAAAAGAAGTGATATGGAGTTGTAAATGTTTATCCCACATTGACTAAGTGGATGTAATTGATGGAGGTAGAAAAGGATAAATAGGGTAAAGTTGTGATAGGAGAGTGATTTAGTAATTTTTATTAAAATGGATTTAATGAATTATTGGAGAATAATAAATATATGAAATATTATTAAATGGATTtatgaaataataaaaaatgaataattaaGAATAGGAATATTATAAAATAAGGAAAAATCACGTATTACTTAATAAGAATATGGATCCACTTGATTGATGGAAAAATTGAGATTAATAAGAGgacatttttatgtgtctacattttgtccctctttgagacaatacaacctatcatgttgtttcaaagaaaaaatgatCAAATGATATATGCCCCAAGGATATCCTGGTAAGGATGATGATCGATATGATATGCTTCCTTGATAAATTGATCGAATAGATTGTGATGGAGATTAATCTCTCGATACATTATAGGAAAAGATTGAATGATTGATATTGTGGGATTGATTAAGTGGAGATGCACATTTGATGAAAATACACAAATTAGAGGTGTAATTGAACCATTGATGGAAATGATCGGTATAGCCAAGTTGATAAGTGGATTAAGCTAATAGAGTTGATTAATCTGATTGAGATTGATGCTAGCGCAAGACAAATTGAtacagtgattgattgattgattgatcgatcAGGGAGAAATAAAATCTCAAGAAGCAAGTTGATTGATTTAATAAAGTGATTGATAAAGATTTAAGAGATATGCATTGgttggataaataaataaaattaatctcTCTCAgataagatgatgaaagaaatgattgaT
This genomic stretch from Cryptomeria japonica chromosome 8, Sugi_1.0, whole genome shotgun sequence harbors:
- the LOC131046759 gene encoding protein DMR6-LIKE OXYGENASE 1 — translated: MTSTTHDGFNLNVVEKLMSNGHNHLHVQDKYVFPPGERPDMSQVCTSYAVPVIDLKDLDGPHRVKVINDIRRACEEDGFFQIMNHGVPETVMKSMMDIAKEFFEMPVEDRVSLYSEDPKQAVRVSTSFNVTKDKFFDWRDYLRHPCHPQEEFINSWPQKPALYREVAGKYAKEIRALVLRLLAAISEALGQDSDYLNEIFGKHTQVLHINYYPACPNPDLTFGVAPHSDPRGITVLMQGDLSGLQVLKDGKWVAVEPIPNAFVVNLADQLQVISNGRFKSAEHRAVTNTSTARISIPTFYGPSFDAFIAPAASMVIEEHPALYRGYKFEEYMAAFWSQGLKGKSILDRFKIQVSP